The Persephonella sp. IF05-L8 genome contains a region encoding:
- a CDS encoding dihydroorotate dehydrogenase electron transfer subunit, with protein MIFDEKYEILENRHISGITYLLRIKAPQLKDAPAGSFAMVRATSDIQYDPMMRRAFAIADVQGDEVLLYYDVYGKGTQVLTQLKKGEQVSVLAPLGKNFFPYNYNHYVIVGGGIGFAGLSLFMKKLRKMGKSFTAIYGVRRKEQLSMLDWIKENGFEDDVIIYTEDGSYGEKGLVTRDLDKLINEKPDTALAVCGPKGMMRAVMDVARKHNAPAYLSLESKMACGFGICIGCVIKDTEKDSYIRVCYEGPVFDGYKIKF; from the coding sequence TTGATATTTGATGAAAAATACGAAATTTTAGAAAACAGACATATTTCAGGAATTACGTATCTTCTCAGGATTAAAGCACCCCAGCTTAAAGACGCCCCTGCAGGCTCATTCGCTATGGTAAGAGCCACCTCAGATATCCAGTACGACCCTATGATGAGGAGGGCTTTTGCAATTGCAGATGTCCAGGGGGATGAAGTCCTCCTCTATTACGATGTCTATGGGAAAGGGACACAGGTGTTGACCCAGCTTAAAAAAGGTGAACAGGTTTCTGTCCTTGCACCCCTTGGAAAAAACTTTTTTCCGTATAACTATAATCATTACGTTATTGTCGGTGGTGGTATAGGCTTTGCCGGTTTATCTTTGTTTATGAAAAAACTCAGAAAAATGGGAAAAAGTTTTACAGCTATATATGGCGTCAGAAGAAAAGAGCAACTTTCAATGCTTGATTGGATTAAGGAAAACGGTTTTGAAGATGATGTAATCATATACACTGAAGACGGCTCTTATGGGGAAAAAGGCCTTGTGACAAGGGATTTGGATAAACTGATAAATGAAAAACCAGACACAGCCCTTGCAGTTTGTGGACCCAAAGGAATGATGAGAGCCGTTATGGATGTTGCCAGAAAGCACAATGCTCCTGCATATCTATCACTTGAAAGCAAAATGGCTTGCGGATTTGGAATATGTATAGGATGTGTAATTAAAGATACAGAAAAAGATAGTTATATAAGGGTCTGTTATGAGGGACCTGTTTTTGATGGCTATAAAATAAAGTTTTAA
- a CDS encoding 6-carboxytetrahydropterin synthase has protein sequence MRYEITKRFKFEAGHRVWKQNLTSGKGAKLMGKEIPPNPCLNIHGHSYKVEVTVGSDTLNEQEMVIDFYHIKAALKDLIDNQIDHSFIIDKNDPLFPTFKEHFGFLKLFVVDFCPTAEAIARFIYKFLEKKLEEAGLLEDIKVVSVTVWETETGKAVYKEIDK, from the coding sequence ATGAGATATGAAATAACAAAAAGATTTAAATTTGAAGCCGGGCATAGAGTGTGGAAACAAAATCTTACGTCAGGTAAAGGTGCAAAATTAATGGGAAAAGAAATTCCCCCAAACCCATGCCTTAATATTCATGGTCATAGTTATAAAGTAGAAGTAACAGTTGGTTCAGACACTCTAAACGAACAGGAAATGGTCATAGATTTTTATCATATAAAGGCTGCTTTAAAAGACCTGATAGATAATCAGATAGACCACTCATTTATCATTGATAAGAATGACCCGTTATTCCCAACTTTTAAAGAACATTTTGGATTTTTAAAGTTGTTTGTTGTTGATTTCTGTCCAACGGCAGAAGCTATAGCCAGATTTATTTACAAATTCCTTGAGAAAAAACTTGAAGAGGCTGGTTTGCTGGAAGATATTAAAGTTGTATCCGTTACAGTCTGGGAAACAGAAACAGGCAAGGCTGTTTATAAAGAAATAGATAAATAG
- a CDS encoding PIN domain-containing protein codes for MENYMKKYMVDSNILIEYFKDTPEAVKIIETIRKKNTSEYYIIIDTLEEILYILVRHLSEKSYWELKNNPEIAKEYYETLIPLIEAIIKSTFKILPTTQKTFKTFMKICKKYGLLPKDALLLTLCIDNKINNIITLDTDFKNLDLKKIKIISSAKDIK; via the coding sequence TTGGAGAATTATATGAAGAAATATATGGTAGATAGTAATATTCTCATTGAATATTTTAAGGACACACCTGAAGCTGTAAAAATAATAGAAACAATAAGGAAAAAGAATACAAGCGAATATTACATAATAATAGACACTTTAGAAGAAATTTTATATATCCTTGTAAGACACTTGTCAGAAAAGTCCTATTGGGAACTCAAAAATAATCCTGAGATAGCTAAAGAATATTATGAAACACTTATCCCATTGATAGAAGCTATAATAAAGTCAACATTTAAGATTTTGCCGACAACACAGAAAACATTTAAAACATTTATGAAAATATGTAAAAAGTATGGATTGCTCCCAAAAGATGCCCTTTTGTTAACACTATGTATTGATAACAAAATTAACAACATCATAACTTTAGATACAGATTTCAAAAATTTAGATTTAAAGAAAATTAAAATTATATCTTCTGCAAAAGATATAAAGTAA
- a CDS encoding gamma carbonic anhydrase family protein gives MAIIKPYKGKYPKIHPSAFIAENAVIIGDVEIGEDCSIWYNVVIRGDVNYIRIGDRTNIQDGTIIHVDHKKYPTIIGKEVTVGHNVMLHACTIEDRCLIGMSATVMDGVVVGRESIVGAGALVTPGKKIEPQSLWTGAPAKFKRKLTEDELKWLEKSYQNYIMYKNSYLNEL, from the coding sequence ATGGCAATAATTAAGCCTTACAAGGGAAAATATCCCAAAATACATCCTTCAGCCTTTATAGCCGAAAATGCAGTTATTATTGGAGATGTTGAGATAGGAGAAGACTGTTCAATCTGGTATAACGTGGTAATCAGAGGTGACGTTAACTATATCAGGATTGGAGATAGAACAAACATACAGGACGGAACAATAATCCATGTTGACCACAAAAAATATCCAACAATAATTGGAAAGGAAGTCACAGTAGGCCACAACGTTATGCTTCATGCCTGCACTATAGAAGACAGATGCTTGATAGGTATGTCTGCTACTGTGATGGATGGTGTGGTGGTAGGAAGGGAAAGTATAGTAGGAGCAGGGGCACTTGTTACCCCCGGCAAAAAAATAGAACCCCAATCCCTCTGGACGGGAGCACCTGCCAAGTTCAAAAGAAAACTCACAGAAGACGAATTAAAATGGCTTGAAAAATCCTATCAAAACTATATCATGTATAAAAATTCTTACCTAAATGAGTTATAA
- a CDS encoding HU family DNA-binding protein: MTKADIVNWIIENKNVTLPKKDISDVVNRVFELIADEIVNGEDEHKIQISGFGTFIVKKRAPKIGRNPKTKEEKLIPERLGVSFKMGKKLQKALNGEKVGA, translated from the coding sequence ATGACAAAGGCTGATATAGTCAACTGGATAATAGAGAATAAAAATGTTACTTTGCCAAAGAAAGATATTTCAGATGTAGTGAATAGAGTTTTTGAGCTAATAGCCGATGAAATAGTTAACGGTGAGGATGAACATAAAATCCAAATCTCAGGATTTGGAACATTTATAGTTAAGAAAAGAGCACCTAAAATAGGTAGAAATCCAAAAACAAAAGAAGAAAAGTTGATACCTGAAAGACTTGGTGTATCATTTAAAATGGGTAAAAAACTCCAAAAGGCTTTAAACGGAGAAAAAGTCGGAGCGTAG
- a CDS encoding Rad52/Rad22 family DNA repair protein, with translation MERLSTEEKQKLDKQLKEVAKRVNEILDKYGEKAVQEVPARGRKLVGYIPQFLIDALNSVTTIWGYDYKLISLEEKEVVRKSGNKEKIYQATVEVSLWILDDRIRKVQVGGGENVTPGDAIKGAITDAIGKCLSLYSIGNKAYRGELELGEFKLSAPEPRTTQPTEKQIEYLKTLAKKTQVEFPKMAKQILNKTVRTEKELKELTGQEVSRLIEAYKRIAV, from the coding sequence ATGGAAAGACTTTCCACTGAAGAAAAACAAAAATTAGACAAACAGCTTAAGGAGGTTGCAAAGAGGGTTAATGAGATTTTAGATAAATATGGGGAAAAGGCTGTTCAGGAAGTTCCAGCAAGGGGAAGAAAGCTTGTAGGATATATCCCACAATTTTTAATTGATGCCCTGAACAGTGTAACAACAATTTGGGGATATGACTACAAACTCATCTCTCTTGAGGAAAAAGAGGTTGTAAGAAAAAGCGGCAACAAAGAAAAGATTTATCAGGCAACGGTAGAAGTTTCCTTATGGATTTTAGACGACAGAATAAGGAAAGTTCAGGTTGGTGGTGGTGAAAATGTAACTCCGGGAGATGCAATTAAAGGGGCTATCACAGATGCTATAGGAAAATGTCTTTCCCTTTATTCAATTGGCAATAAAGCTTACAGAGGTGAGCTTGAACTTGGAGAATTTAAATTATCTGCCCCTGAACCAAGAACCACACAACCAACAGAAAAACAGATTGAATATCTGAAAACACTGGCAAAGAAAACACAGGTTGAGTTTCCAAAAATGGCAAAGCAGATATTGAACAAAACGGTAAGAACAGAAAAGGAACTGAAGGAACTAACAGGTCAGGAAGTAAGCAGATTAATAGAAGCTTACAAAAGAATTGCTGTTTAA
- the lpxB gene encoding lipid-A-disaccharide synthase — protein sequence MKRIFISVGEISGDNYAAQLIKLLPEFEWIGITGPKMRDAGCKTVERLENISVVGIMEALPKYFKIKQAFKKAVKELDKGVDLLVVVDFPGFNLKLLEEAKKRNIKTIYFIAPQVWAWGKGRIPKIAKYTDLLISIWPFEEEIYKPYLNENFRLEFVGHPLLDIVKSETTEEEFKKTLEISSDKRIFGLLPGSRESEVKTLLPIMLQAAQIILKEKPNLHFVVPVTPNMENLARDIVSTYKNLPLSIITGNQFKNPSYEVMKHSVFSVIASGTATLEAAIIGNPFLLVYKVSPITFFIGKMLVSINFLGLPNIIAGREVIKELLQEDCNPKTIAMWSLKYLEDEELYNKTRTELTEVKQKLGQPGALQKTADIIRQFIAAGESSKAAR from the coding sequence TTGAAAAGAATTTTTATCAGTGTTGGGGAAATATCAGGTGATAACTACGCAGCCCAGCTTATAAAACTGCTTCCTGAATTTGAGTGGATTGGTATCACAGGTCCTAAGATGCGTGATGCAGGATGTAAAACTGTTGAGAGATTAGAAAATATATCTGTTGTAGGTATTATGGAAGCCCTACCTAAATATTTCAAAATAAAACAGGCCTTTAAAAAAGCAGTTAAAGAGCTTGATAAGGGTGTTGACCTACTTGTTGTGGTAGATTTTCCCGGGTTTAATCTGAAACTCCTTGAAGAAGCAAAAAAAAGAAACATAAAAACAATTTATTTTATTGCCCCTCAGGTATGGGCATGGGGAAAAGGTAGAATTCCCAAGATAGCAAAATATACAGACCTGCTTATATCAATCTGGCCTTTTGAAGAAGAGATTTATAAACCCTATTTAAATGAAAATTTCAGACTTGAGTTTGTGGGGCATCCTCTTCTGGATATAGTCAAATCCGAAACCACAGAAGAAGAATTTAAAAAGACATTGGAAATTTCTTCAGATAAAAGGATATTTGGACTTCTGCCGGGAAGCAGAGAAAGTGAAGTAAAAACCCTTCTTCCTATAATGCTTCAGGCTGCACAGATAATCTTGAAAGAAAAACCGAATTTACATTTTGTTGTTCCTGTTACACCAAATATGGAAAATCTGGCAAGGGATATTGTATCCACATACAAAAATCTGCCGCTCAGTATAATTACCGGTAATCAGTTTAAAAATCCCTCTTACGAAGTTATGAAACATTCTGTTTTTTCTGTGATAGCCTCAGGAACTGCAACACTGGAAGCTGCAATTATAGGAAACCCATTTTTACTGGTTTATAAAGTATCTCCCATAACATTTTTTATTGGGAAAATGCTGGTTTCCATAAACTTTTTAGGTCTGCCTAATATTATTGCAGGTAGGGAAGTAATAAAAGAGCTGCTTCAGGAGGACTGTAATCCCAAGACTATAGCAATGTGGAGTTTAAAATACCTTGAAGATGAAGAGCTTTACAACAAAACCAGAACTGAACTAACAGAGGTAAAACAAAAATTAGGGCAGCCAGGAGCACTACAAAAAACAGCAGATATTATCAGACAGTTTATTGCTGCTGGGGAAAGTAGTAAAGCTGCCAGGTAA
- a CDS encoding CsgG/HfaB family protein — MIKRALVLFIILFTTGCSGIKSNVNTTKFIRYEGQKVRLAVPVVLCKATKCTGNIASITQDLLINELLHTNRFIILEREYGLEEIKKELLLFHSNMIDIRKAIPTGLLEGTDILVIGVITAVEPEKTKFFVPALIPWKEGDRLHITGGIAQYKESYIQIIVRLVDVRTGRVLKSIKGEGKWNWWNLVLGERTFKNGGVLGGISVDHSIPMEQAIQDMVKKIAVELIKSIPQEYYRHNIN, encoded by the coding sequence ATGATTAAAAGGGCATTAGTTTTATTTATTATTCTGTTTACTACTGGATGTTCTGGAATAAAAAGTAATGTAAATACCACAAAGTTTATAAGATACGAAGGTCAGAAGGTCAGACTGGCTGTTCCTGTTGTTCTATGTAAAGCTACAAAATGCACTGGAAATATAGCCAGTATTACACAGGATTTACTTATAAATGAACTGCTACATACAAACAGATTTATAATTCTTGAAAGGGAATATGGCCTTGAGGAAATAAAAAAAGAACTGCTTCTATTCCACTCAAATATGATTGACATAAGAAAAGCCATTCCCACAGGACTACTGGAAGGGACAGATATTCTGGTCATTGGAGTAATCACAGCAGTTGAACCTGAAAAAACTAAATTCTTTGTTCCGGCTCTAATCCCCTGGAAAGAAGGAGATAGACTTCACATAACAGGTGGAATTGCCCAGTATAAAGAAAGCTATATCCAGATAATAGTCCGTCTTGTTGATGTAAGAACAGGTAGGGTTTTGAAATCCATAAAAGGCGAGGGTAAATGGAACTGGTGGAACCTTGTTTTAGGCGAAAGAACATTCAAAAATGGTGGAGTTTTAGGCGGAATTTCCGTAGACCATAGCATTCCTATGGAACAAGCCATTCAAGATATGGTTAAAAAAATAGCAGTAGAACTTATAAAAAGTATTCCACAAGAATATTACAGGCATAATATTAATTAA
- the fetB gene encoding iron export ABC transporter permease subunit FetB, whose protein sequence is MEYKFLASYILILIALYFSYREKLGLEKTILINSIRALLQLATLGYLLFFIFKLKNPLALTIILVFMVIFAAWTGQRRVKLADKGFLTAFQVIFLASFIVISSLLLMGIITFEPNQIIPVGGMVIGNSLNVYTLAIDRMKGETKNTLDIIEGIVALGGSLKEAFYFVRKKSLKAALIPILNSLQTVGIIHIPGITTGMLLAGADPFEAVSYQLAIMYMMVAVALFTGLFSINFGYKKIIRTVTEG, encoded by the coding sequence ATGGAATATAAATTTCTTGCTTCATACATTCTCATACTTATTGCTCTGTATTTTTCATACAGGGAAAAATTAGGACTTGAGAAAACTATACTGATAAATTCAATAAGGGCTTTGCTTCAATTGGCAACCCTTGGGTATTTACTGTTTTTTATTTTTAAACTAAAAAATCCGCTTGCCCTTACTATAATTCTTGTTTTTATGGTTATTTTTGCAGCATGGACAGGGCAGAGAAGAGTAAAACTTGCTGATAAAGGATTTTTGACGGCTTTTCAGGTCATATTCCTTGCTTCCTTTATTGTAATTTCCTCTTTGCTACTTATGGGCATTATAACTTTTGAACCAAATCAGATAATTCCTGTAGGTGGAATGGTAATAGGTAATTCTCTCAATGTCTATACCCTGGCTATTGATAGGATGAAAGGAGAAACAAAAAATACACTGGATATTATTGAAGGTATTGTTGCATTAGGTGGTAGTCTGAAGGAGGCATTTTATTTTGTTCGGAAAAAGTCTCTAAAGGCTGCTCTCATTCCTATTTTAAATTCTTTACAAACGGTAGGTATTATCCATATCCCTGGGATAACCACAGGTATGCTACTTGCAGGGGCTGACCCATTTGAAGCAGTATCTTATCAGCTTGCTATAATGTATATGATGGTTGCTGTGGCACTATTTACAGGACTATTTTCTATAAACTTTGGGTACAAAAAAATAATAAGGACGGTTACCGAAGGTTGA
- a CDS encoding glycosyltransferase N-terminal domain-containing protein: MIGFLYTFFYILLLVPVLPVYIFLNRKKGYTFNLKERLVLYSDKGQNNLWFHCASVGELNVARPLIEYYKDRYNILITVFSPRGIDYAKKQYPYATVRTLPFDIPFLFKKFIKINNPVAVISIEGEFWFNFVNTAHRFIPFISANTRISDNSYKKYKRWRFFYKKIFNSIDLFLVRSDKDYQYLKDFVDNPEKIILCGDLKFISSKSKKDIKFHKKGKILIAGSTHAPEEKIFLQVFKKLKEKYPDLHLIIAPRHLERIEEVKKLIENSGFSYQLRSKSDIMEKDIYLIDTIGELSGFYKYADVVFIGGTIANIGGHNVLEAALENKPVVIGKHYHKIDDIVKQLKEKIVFVAEDEKKLEDIISSLLNKGIENIDLYEEIDRIFRCYVQNINRVLGGKNG, from the coding sequence TTGATAGGATTTTTATATACATTTTTTTATATCTTGCTGCTGGTGCCTGTTTTGCCTGTTTATATTTTTCTGAATAGAAAAAAAGGATACACCTTTAATCTAAAAGAAAGGCTTGTTCTTTATTCTGATAAAGGGCAGAATAATCTGTGGTTTCATTGTGCCAGTGTTGGTGAGCTTAATGTTGCAAGGCCTTTGATAGAGTATTATAAGGATAGATATAACATTCTTATTACCGTGTTTTCTCCCCGCGGGATAGATTATGCAAAAAAGCAGTATCCTTATGCTACTGTAAGAACTTTGCCATTTGATATTCCTTTCTTGTTTAAAAAGTTTATAAAAATCAATAATCCTGTGGCAGTTATATCCATTGAGGGGGAATTCTGGTTTAATTTTGTAAATACAGCCCATAGGTTTATTCCGTTTATATCAGCCAATACCAGAATATCTGATAACTCTTATAAAAAGTATAAAAGATGGAGATTTTTTTATAAAAAAATATTTAACAGCATAGACTTATTCCTTGTCCGGTCAGATAAGGATTATCAATATCTAAAAGACTTTGTTGATAATCCTGAAAAAATTATTTTATGTGGAGATTTAAAGTTTATTTCCTCAAAAAGCAAAAAAGATATAAAATTTCACAAAAAAGGAAAAATCCTGATAGCCGGCAGCACCCATGCTCCAGAGGAAAAAATATTTCTTCAGGTTTTTAAAAAACTAAAAGAGAAATATCCAGACCTTCATCTAATCATAGCCCCAAGACATCTGGAAAGAATAGAAGAAGTAAAAAAACTTATTGAAAATTCAGGTTTCAGTTATCAGCTAAGGTCTAAGTCTGATATTATGGAAAAAGATATTTATCTTATTGATACTATAGGGGAGCTTTCTGGATTTTATAAATATGCTGATGTTGTTTTTATTGGTGGGACTATAGCTAATATCGGCGGGCATAATGTTCTTGAGGCGGCTTTAGAAAATAAACCGGTGGTTATAGGAAAGCATTATCACAAAATAGATGATATAGTAAAACAGCTTAAAGAAAAGATTGTTTTTGTGGCAGAGGACGAAAAGAAATTGGAAGATATTATTTCCAGCCTGCTAAACAAGGGAATTGAAAATATAGATTTATATGAAGAGATAGACAGAATTTTCAGGTGCTATGTTCAAAATATAAACAGAGTTTTAGGTGGGAAGAATGGATGA